Below is a window of Acidimicrobiia bacterium DNA.
GCCTTCACGAAGTTGTACTCGTCGTCCTCGAAACGGAGGTTCGTCGCGAACGCGTGGACGAGGAACCCAGTGGCCTCCTCACCTGCGTACGCCCGCGTCTGCTCCACGAGCGAGAAGCTCGTCTTGGCGATAGCCAAGCCGTCAGCCGGCATCCGCGCGACCTTCCGGGCCCACGCTTCCGTACGGTCCGCGACCGACTCCGGATCGCAGACATCGGTGAACAGCCCCAGGTGCTCGATGTCGGCGGCGGTCACGGTGTCGCCGGTCAGGAGGAGGCGCCGGGCCAGCACCGGTCCGAGCCGGTAGAAGAAGAGGTGCAGGTTGCCCAACGCGGGGCCGAGCAACCGTGCACCGGGCATCCCGAGCTGCGCGTCGCGAGCGACCACTGCCAGATCGGACATGAGCGCCAGCTCGAACGCGCCGCCGAGCGCGTACGTCTCGACCTGGGCGATGGTGATCTTCGGGAACGCGAGATAGTCGTGGTAGAAGCCGAAGCTCTCACGGTCCACGCCGAGGCGCCTCCGCTGG
It encodes the following:
- a CDS encoding enoyl-CoA hydratase/isomerase family protein, with the translated sequence MRVRLERDPVAHVARLTIDNPDRRNAYDPVMRRAMGEHLEELAADDDIKVVILRGANGVFSTGADMSNSYSWYGSDDAGRRPSQRRRLGVDRESFGFYHDYLAFPKITIAQVETYALGGAFELALMSDLAVVARDAQLGMPGARLLGPALGNLHLFFYRLGPVLARRLLLTGDTVTAADIEHLGLFTDVCDPESVADRTEAWARKVARMPADGLAIAKTSFSLVEQTRAYAGEEATGFLVHAFATNLRFEDDEYNFVKARAKVGTSEAFKQRDAHFEVDGLR